The Candidatus Woesearchaeota archaeon DNA window TATCAATTTTTTTATCTTTGAAATAAGGGCCTAATCTTTTGGATTGCTCGACACCGAGCCAAGTTAAAGTATCAAACTTATCGTATCTTCCTCTTTCTCCGTGACGAATTAAAAAAAGTTTCATCTTAAATAGATTTAAGGTTTATGATTTATTAATGTTTGTTTTTAGCGCCGTCTGGGTGGGGGAAAGAATAACTAAAATTAATCTCGCGCAGAGTTTTTTGCGTGGCAAAAAATTTCGTTGAACACCTATTAGCCCGACTTTTAGTCGTGGGTAAGAGGTGTTATGTTGGCTGGGGCCGGAGGATTTCCGCTTCTTTGGTCGGTGGGTTAATGAAGTTGTCGGCAACGTTGTTTACGGATGGATGAGGAGCTGATCGTTAAGAAAATTGGCGAGCTGTGCTCGCTCAAGGGCTACAGCCCGCAGACGCAAAAGGCGTACGCGTCGTGCGTCAAGCAGTATCTTGCATTCTGCAATCGTTGTTCGCTTCATCACAATCATGAGAGTGTTAGGTCGTACTTGCTGCAGTTGCGTTTGTCAGTGAATGCGTGCCGGCTCCACTATGCTGCGCTGCGCTTCTTCTTCACTGAAGTGCTTGGCAGGCCGTTCTCGCCGCAGGAGATCCCTCTGAAGAAGCGGCCAAAGCAGCTGCCAAACGTCATCAGCAAAGCGCAAATCAGCAAGCTCATCGCGGGCATTGAAAACGTAAAGCACCGCTTGATCGTGAAGCTCTTGTACTCTTGCGGGCTGCGCTTGCAAGAACTCATCAACCTCAAGCGAGAAGACATTGATTTTGAACAAGGCATCGTTCACGT harbors:
- a CDS encoding integrase — its product is MDEELIVKKIGELCSLKGYSPQTQKAYASCVKQYLAFCNRCSLHHNHESVRSYLLQLRLSVNACRLHYAALRFFFTEVLGRPFSPQEIPLKKRPKQLPNVISKAQISKLIAGIENVKHRLIVKLLYSCGLRLQELINLKREDIDFEQGIVHVRQGKGGKDRITIIAQSVKDDLLSYYRTHSFTTPYVLEGRKGKYSKKSVQKVLERHGKRLGITLTPHMLRHSFATHLLEAGIDLRHIQRLLGHKDVSTTQIYTRVSKKDLAKIPNPLDDGAQ